The genomic interval CCGGAGCGCAGCAGGCCTTCGTCCGTGGCACGTCGCAGGAAGGTGTCGACCTCCTCGACGGCCGCATCGCGCCGGGCGTGGACGCTGTGGTCGGTGAGCATGCGGGCGAGGTCGACCGGCCAGGTGCGGTTGACGGTGATGATGTTCTCGACGTAGCGGTGCAGGGCGACGGCGACGGGTGCCTCGCGGAGCCGCGCGTCTTCGATGGCGTGCTCGATGGCGGTGAGACGGGCTTCGTAGATGGCCGCCAGGAGGTCTTCGCGGGAGGCGAAGCGGCGGTAGACGGTCCGCCGGTCGACCCCCGCTTCGGCCGCGATGCTCGCGATGCTCGCGCCGGGGTCGGCGGCGAGCATGCGGGCGCCTGTGGTCAGGACGGCTTCGAGATTGCGCGCTGCATCGGCTCTCACCGCACTGATTCTAGTGGCGAGATGTGATGCCTGAGACATCTAGCGCCTCTCGGGAGTAGAAGGCTCCTCTCTAAGTGCTACATTCTAGTGACAGAAAGATCTGTTAGTGCCAGATTGATGAGTCTCTAGAAGGGTGCTTCCGATGACGAAGGCAGACAACTCCTCCTCACCCAGGGCGGGTGGTGTCGCCGCCGCGATGAGCGCGCTGGTCCTGGCGGTCCTGCTCGCGGCCCTGGACCAGACGATCGTCTCGACCGCGTTGCCCCGGATAGCCGAGGACCTCAACGGTTTCGACGACATCGCATGGGTCAGCGCCGCCTACCTCCTCGCGTCGACCGCGGTCACACCTCTGTGGGGCAAGCTGGGCGACATGTTCGGCCGCAGGCCGCTGTATCTGGCCTCGACCTCGGTCTTCCTGATCGCCTCCGTGGCCTGCGGCCTGGCACAGAACCTGGCCGAACTGGTCGGCGCCCGTGTGCTGCAGGGTGTGGGCGGCGGCGGCATGATCGTGCTGACCTTCGCCCTCGTCGGCGACATCGTCGCCCCGAGTGAACGTGGCCGCTACCAGGGCATGTTCGGCTCGGTCTACGGTGTCGCCAGCATCGTCGGCCCCCTGCTGGGCGGCGTCTTCACCGATCAACTGTCCTGGCGCTGGGCCTTCCTGATCAACCTGCCGGTCGGCATCGTCGCCCTGGCCATCGCCGCCCGGGCGCTGCCCGCCGCCACTCGGGGTACCCGGGCCCGCGTCGACTACCTCGGCGCCACCGTGCTGGCCGCCCTCGCCACCGGCCTGGTGCTCGTCACCTCCTTCGGGGAGCGCTGGGGCTGGGGCTCGCCGGCCATCGTCGGTCTGATCGCCGCCACCATCGTGCTGGCCGTGCTGCTGGTGCCGGTGGAGCGTCACGCCGCCGCCCCGGTCCTGCCGCCGGCCATGTTCGCCTCCCGGACCGTGGTGTTCTCCTCGCTGATCGCCTTCTTCGCCAACGCCGCGATGTTCTCCGTGCTGGTCTACCTGCCGACCTACCTCCAGATCGTCCACGGAGTCTCGGCCACTCTCTCCGGCGTTCACATGCTGCCTCTGGTCGCCGGTCTGGTCGTCAGCCAGTCCCTGGCCGGACGCTGGGCCGCACAAGTCGGTCGGCTGCGGACGATCCTCCTGGCGGGCCTGGTCGCCAACCTTGCCGGGCTGCTCCTGCTGGGCACCATCGGCGCGGCCACCAACGCCCTCGTACTGAGCGTCTACTTCCTGATCACCGGTGTCGGCATCGGCATGGTGCCCATGGTCGTGCTGACCACCGTCCAGAACAGCGTGCCCGCCGCCGACCTCGGCGCCGCCAGCGCCGTCGTCACCTTCGCCCGCTCCATCGGCGCCGCCTTCGGGGTCGCCGTTTTCGGCACCCTCCTCAACACCGGCTTCGCCGACCGCACAAGCGGCCTGCCGACCGCCGGCGGCTTCGACGCAGCCCGTCCCGACACCATCGGCCGGCTGCCAGGTGCCCTGCGTGACTCCGCACTGGACGCCTTCGCCCACGCCACGGCCGGCGGCTATCTCTGGATCGCGCCCGCCCTCGCCGTCGGGGTTCTCCTCGCCCTGTTCCTGAAGCCGGCACTCAGGACCGGCGAGACCGCCGCCCTTGACCACTCGGACCCCGCGCCTGCCAAGGATTCCGTCCAGGCCGCCGCCTGACCCGGCGGCTCCCATGCCCCTGACCGGCCGACACCCCACCGGGTGCCGGCCGACGGAGCGCTCCGGGCGCCCACGACGCGGGCCAGGCGTCGCTGTCCTGTCCTGCGGAGTCGCCTCCGAAAGCCGCTTGAGCTGGGTGTCCTACAACGAGTGCAGTCGGTGCGCCCACAGCGGGGCCGACGCCGTCAAAGACCTGGCGGTGGGCCCGTGGACCACGTTTCTCGGCCACCACATGGGTGCCGTGCCGTGCCGTCCGCCACCGGAGTGCGCAGCCGGGCCTGGTACAGGTGCACCTCCGGCCTTGCGGCCGTCGACGCGGAGTGGCCGCCGGCCCGCCGCTCCGCCGCGGCCCGTGTCACTCAGGGCTCGGCGCCCAGGCGTTGATCGAGGGCTGGCCGAGCTGCGGTTCGGGGCTGTCCGGAACTGGACGCTCTCTGACGTGAACAGCGGTGTCGCCGCACCCCGGAAGGCAAAGATCGTCGTACCCGGTGCAGAACATTCCGCAGGACACGACGAAACGAGGGACTGCTGTGAGCAACCTGACCGCCGCGATCGAATCCGTGTCCCAGCTGACCACCGGCTGGCGTGCCATGGTGCTCGACCGGGACGAACAGGCCGACGTACGGGATCTGCCAGGGCTCGCCGTCCGCTGGGCCGACTGCCGTTTCGCCTTCTGGAACGCGGTCACCCTGACCGAGACGGGGACCGACGCGACGCTCCTGGAGAAGCGGCTGCGACAGGCGGCGGACATCATGGGGTCCAAACGGCAACCGGGCTTCCTGTGGCTGTTCGAGGATCTGCTCGCCGACGACGCACGCGCGGCCCTGGAAGAGGCCGCGGAACGCGCGGGCCTGGCCTACGCCTTCCCCGGCACCGGTATGGCCGGCGACCTGCTGCCCATCCCTGAACCCCACCACCCGGACCTGACGTTCGAGCGGGTCACCACCGACGAACACCTCCTGGCCTACGCGGACCTCAATTCACGCGCCTACGGCTTCCCCCTGGAGGACGGCCGCGACGGACTGGCCGGCTCCGCCCTGTGGAAGCAGGAGGTGTACGCGTACCTGGCGCTGCGGGACGGCACACCGGTCGCCTGCGCCGCCACCGTCGAGGCCCAGGGCAGGCTCTTCGTCGTGCTCGTCGCCACCGACCCCGGCTGGCAGCGCCGCGGTTACGGCGAGGCGGTGACCCGCAAGGCGCTGTACGAGGGTGCCCGCGCCACCGGCCTCACGAGGGCAACCCTGCACGCGACCGCCGCCGGGGCACCGGTGTATCCGCGCATCGGTTTCGAGCCCAACTCCCCGATGCGCTTCTATGCGCTCAAGGGCTGAGACCAGGCCACCCTGAGGGACCTCTCGCTCCCGGGCGTGGCGCATGGTCTGTCTGTACACGACGGCCTGCGGGTTCAGGGGACGAGGTCCGGCGTGCTGCCCGAGGGCGGCGGGACCCTTGGCCGGTCCCGCCGCCCTCCTAGGGGTGTCAGCGGACAGTTGCGCGGGCAGCGCGCTCGATCACGGCGGCCACCAGATGTGGGTGTGAGACGGCGACGGAGTGGGACGCGGCGACCTCGGTGGTGTGCGCGTGGGCGCGCTTGGCCATGAAGCGCTGCACGGCCGGGGGGATGTTGAGGTCTTCGGTGGTGATGATGTCCCAGCTGGGCTTGGTCTTCCAGGCCGCGGTGGTGGCCTTCTCCTCCAGGGCTGCCTGGGCGATGGGACGTTGCTCGGCGGCCATCAGGGCTGCCTGCCCGGCCGGTACGTCGGCGGCGAACTGGTGGTGGAACTTGTCCTGCTGGATGTACAGGTCGGTGGCGGTGGAGCCGTCGGCCTGCTGGTAGGTGACCGGGTCGAGGGCGGCGGGGAGCGTGGAGCCCGGGTACTTGTTCGTGAGCTCCAGGGCGCTCTCGCCGGGGGCGGGCAGGAAGGCGGCCACGTAGACCAGAGCCTTGACCTCGGGTGCGGCTGTGGCGGCCGCGCTGATGACGTTGCCGCCGTAGGAGTGGCCGACGACGATCTTCGGTCCCTTGACGTGGTCGAGGACCGTGCGCAGGGCGGCGGCGTCGGAGGCCGGGCCGCGCAGTGGGTTGGCGGCGGCGACGACCGGGTAGCCGTCGGCGCGCAGGTCGGCGATGACGCCGTTCCAACTGGATCCGTCGGCGAAGGCTCCGTGCTCCAGGATGATGGTGGGCTTGGCGTGCTTGGCCGCTCCGGCAGCATCGGCCGTCTCGGTCGCGCCGTTGGCGGTGCCGCTGAGGGCGAACGCGCCGAGCGCGAGCCCCGCTGCGGCCGTCGCGACCGCCCCCGTCAACAGCCGCTTGCGTCCACCCTTGATACTCACCACGACAAACCCCTCTCAGGAAATTCTTCTCGGTACTTACGGTGTTCGGTCTCGCCGGATCCAGTCACCGCTTTGACTGGTGATGAATCTGGCATGCAGATCAGCATGCAGATCGGCTCCGGGCGGAGCGGATCACGGACGCCGGTTGCCAGGCAGCAGCGCGTGCAACGTGGACAGGCTGTCCCCGCCGGTGGGTGATTGAGGGCCGGGCCGCTCGGTGGCCGCGACGGGATGTACCTGCGCCCCCACACCTGAAGGCTGCCGGCGCTCGGAACTGGCCGCCCCTCAGAGGCGGTCGGCGTCGACCACGGCCTGGGCGAAGACGGTGGGTGCTTCCTGTGGCAGGTTGTGACCGATGTTCGCGATCGTCCGGTGCAGGTAGGGCCCGGTGAAGTGGCTGCGGTAACCGGACCCGTCGCCCGGTGCGGTGAACGGGTCGAGGGCGGCGTCGAGGGTGACGGTGGGGACCCCGATGGAGGGCTGTGCGGCCAACTGCTTCTCGTAACGGTCGTAGCGCCGGTCGCCGTCGATCAGGCTGATGCGCCAGCGGTAGTTGTAGAGGACGATCGCGGCGTAGTCGGGGTTCCTGAAGGCATCGGCCGTGCGCGCGAAGGTGGCGTCGGAGAAGTTCCAGTTGGGGGAGACGAGGGTCCACACGTAGCGGCACAGCGCGATGCGCTCGTCGACGTTCTCCATGGCCTTCACGCCGCGGTCGGTGGCGAAGTACCACTGGTACCACCAGTTGTGTTCCACGCCCGCAGCGGCGGGCTCCAGCTGCATCTTGCGGTCGGTGATGAGGTAACCGCTGGTGGACACAAGGGACTTGACGCGCTCGGGCCACAGGGCGGCGATGATGTCGGCGGTGCGCGAGCCCCAGTCGAAACCGGCGAGGACGGCCTTCTCGATCTTCAGGGCGTCCATGAAGGCGATGATGTCCAACGCGATCGCGGACTGCTCGGCGGTGCGCGGGGTGTGGCGGGACAGGAAGCGGGTGCTGCCGTGGCCGCGCAGGTACGGGACGAGGACGCGGTAGCCCAGGTCGGCCAGGAGCGGGGCGACGTCGACGAAGCTGTGGATGTCGTACGGCCAGCCGTGCAGGAGGACGACGACCGGGCCGTGCTGGGGGCCGACCTCGGCGTAACCGATGTCCAGGACACCCGCCTTGACGTGCTTGAGCGTGCCGAACTCGGTGTGGGTGCCGGGGGTGATGCTGGGCACCGCGGGCGTGGGGCCGCCGCCCGGCTCGTCCAAGGCGGTCGTGGCGGTCGTGGCGGCAGCGTTGGTTTGCAGGCCTGCCAGCGAGACCGCGGCCGCGCCGGTGCCCAGGCCGACGGCCTTGCTGAAGGTACGCCTGTTGATCATGTCTGGTCCTCCGTCGTGCGATTCCGATGACCCGGCCCGTGCTTGGTAAGCCTGCGGCGAGGCGACCCTCGCACAGTGCTCGTCACCTGTCAAACAGGTGACGAGCATGGCAGGTGTTCCAACCTCTCGCCCGCTCTCATCTCTCAACAGCGCCTGTGGTGCGGAAGAAGGTCCAGCTTTGTGAGACACCTTGAGAATATAGATGCCTGAAGTGCTACATTGAAGTGACAATTAGAGGGAGCGGTCAAGGAACTGCACCTGAAGTACCTGAGGCACGGGAAGAGAGAAGCGCATGATCACCTACGACCGGCTCTTCGTCGGAGGCAGCTGGGTCGAGCCGAGCGACCCGGAACCGCTCGACATCCCCTCGCCGCACGACCGGTCAGTGATCGGCCGTGCGGTACAGGCGCGACCGGCGGACGTGGACCAGGCGGTAGCCGCGGCACGAGCCTCATTCGAGGAGGGTGTGTGGCGCCTGACTCCGCCCGCGGAGCGCATCGCCGCCCTACGGCGGTTCAACGCGCTGCGTGAGGAGAACGCGGAGCGTGTCGCGCGGCTGATCTCACTGGAGAACGGTTCGGCGGGCTGGTTCACCCGGGCCGGCCAGCCGGGCCTGACCCGGCAGGCGAACGCCTATCTGAGGGCGGCGGAGGAGTTCGCCTGGGAGGAGACGCTCGCGCCCTCCGACCCCCAGTCCCCGGTGCGCAGTGTGGTGCGCCGGGAGGCGGTCGGCGTCGTGGCCGCGGTGATTCCGTGGAACTCGCCGTTCTCATCGGCCACTTCGAAGATCATCCCCGCTCTGCTCGCCGGTAACTCCGTGATTCTCAAGGTGTCTCCGGAGAACTCGCTCAGCATGGGTTTCCTGGCCGAGTTGCTGGAGCGGGTCGGCCTGCCCGAGGGCGTGATCAGCGTGCTGCCCGCCGACCGGGAGACCAGCGAGTACCTGGTCTCCCACGGGGATGTCGACAAGATCGCCTTCACCGGCTCGACGCGGGCCGGCCGCCGTATCGCCGCGATCGCGGGCGAGCAGCTCAAGCGGGTCAGTCTGGAGCTGGGCGGCAAGTCCGCCGCCGTCATCCTGCCGGACGCCGACATCGACAGGGCCGTGGCGGGCCTGAAGTTCGGTTCGCTGCTCAACAACGGTGAGTCCTGCATCGCCCAGACCCGCATCCTGGCCCCGCGCAGCCGGTACGAGGAGGTGGTGGCCGCCCTGAAGGAGCTGGTCGAGTCGTTGAAGGTCGGCGACCCGAACGAGCCCGACACCTTCATCGGCCCGATGATCCGCCCCGACCAGCAGGAACGGGTGCGCGGCTACATCCAACTCGGCATCGAGGAGGGCGCCCGCCTGGTCACCGGTGGCCCTCAGGTCCCCGAGGACCTGGAGAAGGGCAACTACGTCACCCCGACCGTCTTCGCCGACGTCGACAACTCCATGCGGATCGCGCAGGAGGAGATCTTCGGCCCGGTCCTGGTGGTCATCGCCTACGACGACGAGGACGACGCCGTCCGGATCGCCAACGACTCGGAGTACGGCCTGTCCGGCGGCGTCTGGTCCGCCGACGAGGAGCACGCCCTGGCGGTGGCCCGTCGTATCCGTACCGGCACTGTGACGGTCAACGGCGCCTCCGTCGCCTTCGACGGCCCGTTCGGCGGCTTCAAGGCGAGCGGGATCGGCCGGGAGTACGGGGCAGTCGGCCTCGGCACCTACACCGAGTACAAGACCATCACCGTCTGACCCCGAACCGTACGCACCGGAAGGCTTGACGCCGACACGCCTCTGGTCGTCAGTGCCCAGCACCAGCCAGTGGGGAGCCAATCTCACCCGTGCAGTGCTGCCCGGGGGCTCCTTCGGTACCACCGGGAGGACCTATGCGACCTGGGGGAGCGGCCGTTGGGGCAGCTGAAGGGTACTGCCCGCGCGGTCACCTCTGGACGGACAGGCTGACGTGCGGTGCTCGAGGGCCGACGCCATGGTGTGGCGACTCACATCCTCCTTCGTCACCGGCTTGACGGGTGACGCATGGAGGGGCATGCTGAGATCTGTCCAGGGCAAGCGGGACGCCGTCCGCGATCGACGAAGTGGAGCACGGTCATGAACAAGGGACTCACCACGGAAGCTGCCGAGGCGGCGGTTCGACACGCGCGCTTCGGCAAGCTTCCCGAGCGCATACGTTTCGACGACATGACCGAAGCGGTCGAAGCCGATCCGGCCGGCAGGGCGAACGGATCGTACGACCCCGAAGGCTCGTGGAAGTTCTACTCATGCCTCGCCCTCGACCTGGGGCTGTAGGCGCACGAGTCGAGTCGTAGACATTCGGCTCAACCGGAGTCCGAAGACCTTCCGGCCCAGATGGTGAGCATCAGCCATGGCAGTCAGCTACACCGCCGTTGTCGACGTCGACGGAGAAGGCCGCAACGGCGGCCAGGTCCGCTCCTCCGTGGCCGCCGGCTGGGCCGCCTGCTTCCTCGGCGCCCTGCGCCGCGCGGCCACCACTCGCAGGATCCGCCTTACCAGTACGGCCATCACCGCCGAGATAACGCTCACCCACGGCGACGACGGCGGGTTCTCCCTCTCCGCGGTCCTCAACCCCGTCCTCGGCGGCGTCGACCAGGCCACCGCCCAGGAGCTCGCCGAGGCCGCCCACCAGATCTGCCCGTACTCCAAGGCCACACGCGACAACATCCCAGTCACCGTCAACGCCGGCGTCGCCGCCTGAAACCTTCCCCCCCAATCCGTATCTGCATCCGCACCGCCGGTCGAAGAGCGAGGACAGGACATGGCCGCCACGACACACACCTACGTACGGATCGCCCCTCGCCCCCGCTCGGATGGCGCCGGTGTCACCGGCGAGCGGCCGTCCCGAAACGCGGTGAGGCCGCAGGACCGGGACTGGCCGACCGACACCCGGGTGTGGAACTGGACGGAGAGCGCGGCCCTCTGGGGGTACGGCCCGTCTCCCTCCGCCTTCCTCTGACCGGCGCCATGACCGCCTGGTCGGCAACTGAGTACCCGACGCAGAACCGGGTCCCGGACAAACACACCACCCGAAAGCGAGAGCACAGCCGTGGACATGAAGCTCGAAGTCGTCATCCTGCCCGTCTCCGACGTGGAGCGGGCCAAGGGCTTCTACGTGGAGCAGCTCGGGTGGCGCCTGGACGCCGACTTCCCGATCAACGACGGCTACCGGATCGTTCAGGTCACCCCGCCCGGGTCCGCATGCTCGGTGATCTTCGGCAAGGGCCTCACCGAGCAGGAGGCCGGCACGCTCCATGGCCTTCAGCTGACCGTCACCGACATCCTCAAGGCCAAGGAGGAGTTGACCTCCAGCGGTGTGGAGGTCGTCGGCCCCTTCCGCGACGAGACCGGCGCCTTCCACCACGCCGGTGACACCCATCGGGTGCCCGGCGTGCACCCCGAGCGAGCCAGCTACGGCACCTTCGCCGCTTTCAAGGACCTCGACGGCAACGAGTGGTTCCTTCAGGAGATCACCGAGCGCGCCCCGGGCCGCTGAGCCCGTCCGCCCGCACCCCACCGGCCGCTGAACGGCGAGGCAGTCATCGCGCACCAATCGCATGTCCGCCGACTGGAACGACGACGCGT from Streptomyces sp. CC0208 carries:
- a CDS encoding TetR/AcrR family transcriptional regulator, which encodes MLAADPGASIASIAAEAGVDRRTVYRRFASREDLLAAIYEARLTAIEHAIEDARLREAPVAVALHRYVENIITVNRTWPVDLARMLTDHSVHARRDAAVEEVDTFLRRATDEGLLRSGLPQGWASVLLPQLMHLVSRQLPELSAGQGADVVVDTLLNGLGTS
- a CDS encoding MDR family MFS transporter: MTKADNSSSPRAGGVAAAMSALVLAVLLAALDQTIVSTALPRIAEDLNGFDDIAWVSAAYLLASTAVTPLWGKLGDMFGRRPLYLASTSVFLIASVACGLAQNLAELVGARVLQGVGGGGMIVLTFALVGDIVAPSERGRYQGMFGSVYGVASIVGPLLGGVFTDQLSWRWAFLINLPVGIVALAIAARALPAATRGTRARVDYLGATVLAALATGLVLVTSFGERWGWGSPAIVGLIAATIVLAVLLVPVERHAAAPVLPPAMFASRTVVFSSLIAFFANAAMFSVLVYLPTYLQIVHGVSATLSGVHMLPLVAGLVVSQSLAGRWAAQVGRLRTILLAGLVANLAGLLLLGTIGAATNALVLSVYFLITGVGIGMVPMVVLTTVQNSVPAADLGAASAVVTFARSIGAAFGVAVFGTLLNTGFADRTSGLPTAGGFDAARPDTIGRLPGALRDSALDAFAHATAGGYLWIAPALAVGVLLALFLKPALRTGETAALDHSDPAPAKDSVQAAA
- a CDS encoding GNAT family N-acetyltransferase, with amino-acid sequence MSNLTAAIESVSQLTTGWRAMVLDRDEQADVRDLPGLAVRWADCRFAFWNAVTLTETGTDATLLEKRLRQAADIMGSKRQPGFLWLFEDLLADDARAALEEAAERAGLAYAFPGTGMAGDLLPIPEPHHPDLTFERVTTDEHLLAYADLNSRAYGFPLEDGRDGLAGSALWKQEVYAYLALRDGTPVACAATVEAQGRLFVVLVATDPGWQRRGYGEAVTRKALYEGARATGLTRATLHATAAGAPVYPRIGFEPNSPMRFYALKG
- a CDS encoding alpha/beta hydrolase, whose translation is MVSIKGGRKRLLTGAVATAAAGLALGAFALSGTANGATETADAAGAAKHAKPTIILEHGAFADGSSWNGVIADLRADGYPVVAAANPLRGPASDAAALRTVLDHVKGPKIVVGHSYGGNVISAAATAAPEVKALVYVAAFLPAPGESALELTNKYPGSTLPAALDPVTYQQADGSTATDLYIQQDKFHHQFAADVPAGQAALMAAEQRPIAQAALEEKATTAAWKTKPSWDIITTEDLNIPPAVQRFMAKRAHAHTTEVAASHSVAVSHPHLVAAVIERAARATVR
- a CDS encoding alpha/beta hydrolase, which gives rise to MINRRTFSKAVGLGTGAAAVSLAGLQTNAAATTATTALDEPGGGPTPAVPSITPGTHTEFGTLKHVKAGVLDIGYAEVGPQHGPVVVLLHGWPYDIHSFVDVAPLLADLGYRVLVPYLRGHGSTRFLSRHTPRTAEQSAIALDIIAFMDALKIEKAVLAGFDWGSRTADIIAALWPERVKSLVSTSGYLITDRKMQLEPAAAGVEHNWWYQWYFATDRGVKAMENVDERIALCRYVWTLVSPNWNFSDATFARTADAFRNPDYAAIVLYNYRWRISLIDGDRRYDRYEKQLAAQPSIGVPTVTLDAALDPFTAPGDGSGYRSHFTGPYLHRTIANIGHNLPQEAPTVFAQAVVDADRL
- a CDS encoding aldehyde dehydrogenase codes for the protein MITYDRLFVGGSWVEPSDPEPLDIPSPHDRSVIGRAVQARPADVDQAVAAARASFEEGVWRLTPPAERIAALRRFNALREENAERVARLISLENGSAGWFTRAGQPGLTRQANAYLRAAEEFAWEETLAPSDPQSPVRSVVRREAVGVVAAVIPWNSPFSSATSKIIPALLAGNSVILKVSPENSLSMGFLAELLERVGLPEGVISVLPADRETSEYLVSHGDVDKIAFTGSTRAGRRIAAIAGEQLKRVSLELGGKSAAVILPDADIDRAVAGLKFGSLLNNGESCIAQTRILAPRSRYEEVVAALKELVESLKVGDPNEPDTFIGPMIRPDQQERVRGYIQLGIEEGARLVTGGPQVPEDLEKGNYVTPTVFADVDNSMRIAQEEIFGPVLVVIAYDDEDDAVRIANDSEYGLSGGVWSADEEHALAVARRIRTGTVTVNGASVAFDGPFGGFKASGIGREYGAVGLGTYTEYKTITV
- a CDS encoding Ohr family peroxiredoxin; its protein translation is MAVSYTAVVDVDGEGRNGGQVRSSVAAGWAACFLGALRRAATTRRIRLTSTAITAEITLTHGDDGGFSLSAVLNPVLGGVDQATAQELAEAAHQICPYSKATRDNIPVTVNAGVAA
- a CDS encoding VOC family protein, which encodes MDMKLEVVILPVSDVERAKGFYVEQLGWRLDADFPINDGYRIVQVTPPGSACSVIFGKGLTEQEAGTLHGLQLTVTDILKAKEELTSSGVEVVGPFRDETGAFHHAGDTHRVPGVHPERASYGTFAAFKDLDGNEWFLQEITERAPGR